GAGGAGCTCGTCACGGAAGAGGGTTTCCATCCGGTGCAGCACTTTGGCTTGCTGTGCCTGCGCCCACCGCACCAACGCATCCAACCGGGACAACACCACACTGGTTTCGTCCTGGGTCAGGGACTCCGCACCCTGCAGGACCAACGAACCGGTAAGCCCGTCCCGGTAAGCCGGATCCAGGTGAGTGGTTCTGGGATCCCTCGGGGCACTGTCCGGCTCAGCGTTGTAAATCGACAGGCTCGGGCCGGCAGCCTGGCCGGCACCGGATGCTTCACCGGTGCCACCTCGTCGAAAAGATCCGTTCTGATCCATGACTTCAGGCTTTCACCTGCCACCGACATTTCCGTCCCGAAAACAGCCCCAAAAACCCCAAAACAGACCACTTTGGGACGGTCCCAAATACTCGACTTTTTTCTATAACTACTTGCCAGAGGAGGGGCTGCCTACGCCGCGCCGGCACACACCGTCAAAGCGATCTATATCTGCTCCGTACATCCGCCGTCCGAACCCACCGTGGACGAGCCACCTCCCACCCCACTCCAAAAGTTCGCCACCCCCGCTACGCCATCTTCGGGCTACCGAACTTTTGTGTTACGTTGCTGTCATGAGCCGCAAGACTGCCCTCCTGAGGCCTGCCAAGCCGGCAACAGGCGCGCCTTCCTCTGTGCCCGCTTCCCCCACCGCAAAGCCCGCTGTCCCCAAACGCCTGATCTGGATGCTGGGACCCGCACTGGTTGCGGGAGTCGCCTATCTGGATCCGGGAAACGTGGCCAGCAACATGACGGCGGGCGCCCGGTTCGGCTACCTGCTGGTGTGGGTTGTGGTTGCCGCGAACATCATGGCCTGGCTCATCCAGTACCTCTCCGCAAAACTTGGACTGGTCACCGGCAAGTCCCTGCCCGAACTGCTCGGAGAACGACTGGGCCGCAAAACGGGACGCCGCCTCTACTGGCTCCAGGCGGAGCTCGTAGCCATGGCCACAGATGTGGCCGAGGTGATCGGCGGCGCCGTGGCCTTGTGGCTGCTGTTCGACCTGCCGCTGCTCCTCGGCGGCGTCATTACCGGGGTCATTTCCATGGCCGTCCTGGGCCTTCAGGGCAGCGGACGCCACCGCACGTTTGAATACGTGATCGTGTCCATGATGGCGATTATCGCCGTCGGCTTCACGGCCGGAATCGTGATTTCCCCGCCAGACGGGGGCGCCGTGGCTGACGGCCTCATCCCCCGCTTCGAGGGAAGCGAATCCGTGCTGCTCGCAGCATCCATTCTTGGCGCCACGGTCATGCCGCACGCCATTTACGCGCATTCGGCACTGACCCGGGACCGGTTCCCGGACCGCACTGCTTTCCTAACGACCCCGAGGCTGATCCGAGCCACCCGCTGGGATGTCACCATTGCGCTGGCTGTCGCCGGAACCGTGAACCTGGCGATCCTGCTCCTGGCAGCGAGCTCCCTCCAGGGCGTCGCCGGAACCGACACCTTGGAAGGTGCGCACGCTGCGATCGCTGCGTCCCTTGGCGGCGCCGTCGCCACCCTTTTTGCCGTTGGCCTGCTGGCATCGGGCCTGGCATCCACCTCCGTAGGCGCCTACGCCGGCGCCGAAATCATGCAGGGGCTGCTGAAGGTCCGCATGCCGATGCTGCTGCGCCGCCTGATCACGCTGATTCCCGCGCTGCTGATCCTGGCAGCCGGCGTCGACCCCACTTGGGCGCTCATCCTCAGCCAGGTCATCCTGTCCTTCGGCATTCCGTTTGCCCTGATTCCGCTGGTGTGGCTGACCTCCCGCCGGGATCTAATGGGTGTGCACACCAACCGCTGGTGGACCACCGCGCTGGGAGTGGTGGTGGCCATCCTGCTGGTGGGGCTGAACATTACGCTGCTCGTGCTGACCTTCACCGGCGCGGCTTAGCGCCGGAAAGGTCCAACACCACAGCACGACGACGACGACGGAAACCTCCGTGTCACCGGTCCCCTGCTCAGTCGTTTAGCGTCCCCTCCACCAGTGCGGTGGCAATGCTGTCAGCATCCTGCACCGCGGCCAGATAGCGTTCGGCGTCCAGAGCTGCGGCACACCCGGTGCCGGCGGCGGTGATGGCCTGACGGTAGCGGTGGTCCACGGCATCGCCGCACGCAAAAACACCGTCGGCGGAGGTAGCCGTGGTGGGTGCCGCCACCGTTATGTAACCCTCCGCGTCAAGGTCCACCTGCCCATGCAGCAGTTCGGTGCGCGGCACATGCCCGATGGCGACAAACACCCCGGTAGCCGCCAACTCGCGCCGTTCTCCCGTGACCGTGTCGGTAAGGGTCACCCCCGTCACCTTGTCCTGGCCGTGCACCGCGGTCACTTCGCTGTTCCACTCAAATCGGATCTTTTCGTGGCTCTTGGCCCGCATGGCCATGATGCGTGAGGCCCGCAGCTCGCCGCGCCGCACAATCACAGTGACGGTCCGTCCGAACCGGCTCAGGAACAGAGCCTCCTCCATGGCGGAATCGCCGCCGCCCACCACCAGCACGTCCTGGTTCCGGAAAAAGAAACCGTCGCAGGTGGCACACCATGAGATGCCGCGGCCGTTGAGCCGTTTCTCCTCCGGCAGACCCAGTTCCTTGTACGCGGATCCCGTGGCCAGGATGACGCTGCGTGCCTTGTATTTGTCGCCGCCGCCGGTCTCCACCCGCTTAATGTGCCCGCCCAGATCGACCGACACGACGTCGTCGTACTGCACCACGGCACCGAACTTTTCCGCCTGCCGGCGCAGGCTGTCCATCAGGTCCGGGCCCTGAATACCGTCCGGAAAGCCGGGAAAGTTTTCCACCTCGGTGGTGTTCATCAGGGCTCCGCCCGCGGTCACCGATCCGGCAAGGACACGCGGTTTCAGCCCAGCCCGGGCCGCATAAATGGCCGCTGTATAGCCGGACGGACCGGAGCCGATGATGATGACCTGATCGGTATTCATGAGGTAGTCCTTGGCGTGCGGTCTGGTGGGGAACAGCAAGGGCACTGATCCCAGTGTGACCGCCCCGGCTCCGGCCGGGAAGAAGTTCCGTGCCGGCGCCGCCATAATGGAGCGATGCCCTCTCCTTCACCGACTCCCGCCCGGCAGCATCCCGCTTCCCGGCGGCCTGCCGTACACCTGGCGCAGTTGCCCGTGGCTGCCATTGACGCGCTGGCAGCAGGAGACTTGGACACCGCCAACCGGCACTCCCCCGTTCCCCTCACCCGGCATTTTTCCTCCGACCGGCAGTCGCTGTGGAAAATGCGCAGCGCCCAGCTTGCGGCGGCGCCCGACGACGCCGGCTGGATCACCGGGGCCATCATCGACACGGAGTCGGGGCAGGCTGTGGGCTGCGCAGGTTTTCACGGACCGCCGGATTCGGACGGAATGGTGGAACTGGGCTATTCCGTGGATCCGTTGTTCCGCCGCCGCGGCTACGCCCGCGCCGCACTGGAACTGCTGCTGGCCCGGGCCGCCCGCGAGCCGGATGTCCGCACGGTGCGCGCCACTATCGGCCCGGATAACGAAGCATCCCGCAACCTGGTGCTGCAGTACGGGTTCGAGGAAAACGGTTCCCAGTGGGATGAGGAAGACGGGCTGGAGATCATTTTCGAAGTGGCAGCGGGAAACCAGTCCGGACACCCCAGTAGGCTGATCTGATGCTTCCCGAGAACCTCTTTGCCAACCAGGCCACCTTAACCACCGCCCGGCTCCGGCTGGAACCGCTCGGGCCGGAACATTTTGAAGGAGCCTGGGCCAGCCTGCAGGATCCGGAAGCACGGCGCCTGACCGGAACCCACGCAGAATTCACCCCCGAACAGATTCAGGCATGGCTGGCCGGGCTCGCCGGACAGCATGACCGCGGGGACTGGGCCGTCATCCGGCGCTCCGACGAACAGCACCCGGAGGAACGGTACCTGGGCGAAGTGGTGCTGAACGATCTCGATGCCGACAACGGGTCGGTCGGATTCCGGATTGCCCTGGCACCGGCGGACGTGCGGGGACAGGGGTACGGGACCGAGGCGACGGCCGCCGTCGTCGGGCACGCGTTTGATGACCTGGGCCTGCACCGGGTGGCGCTGGAGGTCTTTGCGTTCAATCCCCGGGCCCAGCGCGCCTATGAGAAGGCCGGGTTCACCGTGGAGGGCCGCCAGCGCGAGGCTCTGCTCTGGGACGGTGAGCGGGTGGATGCGATCAGCATGGGTATCCTCGCACGTGATCCGCGTCCTGCCCTGCCGGTCCCAACAGCCTAAATCAACCGATGCGGCGCCGGATCTGAACGGCAGCCAGCAGGGTGAACACCACCGTCATGGCGGCGAGGACGAATACCACGTAGGCGTTTGTGACCGTCCAGTCCCCCACCGACGCAGTGATCCCAAAGAGTTCCTGCAGCTCAATCACTGCCTCCGGCTGGTCCACTGCCAGGACCTGAAGGGAGTCGGCCGTCATCTCCTGGCGGAGGGGCACCGCAGCCTGCATGAACGGCAGAGCGTTAACCACGGTGCGCACACCCTCAGGCAGGGCACCCACCGGAATGTAGGCGCCGGCCAGGAAACCAAGAATCGTGCCCACAATGGTGGACAGGGCTGAGTACGCGCCGGAAGTGCGGACGAAAGAGACCGCAAAGGCGCTCAGTGCCGCAAACGCCACGCAGCTCAGCGCCAGGAAGCCGTAGACTGTGGCGATCTGACCGGCGTCGAAGCTGATCCCGTCCACCAGGTACAGGTAGGCCAGGCTGATGATCAGCACCACCGTTGTCATGATCAGCGCCACGACGCCGGCGGAGAGCAAATAGCCAAGAATCAACTGTTCGCGGCGGATGGGGGACACGAGAAAATCCCGGAAACGGCCCGACGACGAGTCCTCCACAAACACGTTCATGGCGCCCAGGCCGGTGGTGATGGAGGTAATGCCGACAATCCCGGCGAACATCCAGGTGTCCACGAAGCCCTTGACCTCGTCCCTCGTGGCGGCAGGGAAAGAACTCTGCAGGCTGTCGATCTGGGTGCTGCCCAGAAACAAGGTGTACAGCAGGAACAGGATCAGTGCCGAAAGCAGCGAGAAGAACACGCCCATCCGGTCCCGGAAGAAAAGCCGCAGGTTGCGCTGCATCAGGTTTCCGACGATGTTCATGCGCCCTCCCCCTCGTGTCCGGTCAGCGCCAGAAAAACGTCATCCATGGTTCCGTGCCGGAATTCGAAGTCCGCCACGGAGTCCCCGTGTTCCGCCAAGATGCGACGGGCCGTGTCGGCGGTGTCGACGACGAGCCGCACCACCCCGCCGTCGTCCTCGTCGCGGATGCCGGCGCCTGCGGCGGTTGCCAGCGCCAGCAGCGCCGGACGGTTGTCCGTGGTGATGCTCAGGACGGAGTTGCTGTGCCGGGCGCGCAGCTGGGCGGGCGTGCCGTCGGCGATGATCCGGCCGCGTTCAATAATGCACACGCGGTCCGCTTCCTCGGTTTCCTCCATGTAGTGCGTGGTGAGGAAGACGGTGAGCCCGTGCCGGTCCCGCAGCTCGCGGATGGTGGACCAGACCATGGCGCGGCTGGCCGGGTCCAGCCCGGCGGTGGGTTCGTCCAGGAAGAGGATCGACGGCGAATGCAGCAGTGCGCGGGCAATGTCCACGCGGCGCCGCTGTCCGCCGGAATAGGTGCCGTAGCGGCGGTCGACAAAGTCGTCGATCCCGATCATGGCGCTCAGCTCCTGGATCCGGGCATCGTTGGCCGCGGTGTCGGCCGAATAGAATTTGGCCCTCGTCCGCAGGTTTTCCCGGCCGGTGAGCAGAGGATCCAGCAACGAGTCCTGGAAAACGACGCCGATGTCCTTACGGACTTCGCCGGCCTCGCTGCGTACGTCGTGCCCGCTGACGGTGGCTTCACCGGCATTGAAGGGAATGACGGTGGTGAGGCAGGAAATAGTGGTGGATTTACCGGCGCCGTTGACTCCGAGAAAGGCGAAGACGGTGCCGGGCTGAACCTCAAAGGAGAGGTCGTCAACAGCTGTGGTGGCACCGTATTTCTTGGTCAGCCCACGCACGGATATAGCGGTGTCTCCGCTGATTGCCACAATTCCCCCGGATTCTCCGGCAGCAGCAGCCGGTTTGGGGAAAGTCTAGCGGTAGGTTTGGTGCAGATCGTCCCATTCGAAGAGCGTGGTTTCGTTGTTTTCCCAGTCCTGCCGCAGGATGGCGTAGGCAACCGAAGCCACCCGCGTACCATCCGCCGTGGGCCAGCCGAGGCGGTAATGGGCCTCCTTGAGAAAGCCTGCCCGGACGAAAGTCTTGCGCATGGCAACGTTGTCCTCCCGTGTCTGGCCTTCAAACCGCACCGGATCGGGAAACTCTTCAAACACCAGTGAGCACAGGGCCTTCAGGACCTGCGGCCCCAGTCCCCGGCCGCGGAAGTCCTCCGCCAGCCGCAGGTCGAACATGGGGGTGTCCTCCTCCAGGTCATCAAGCACCACCATTCCGACAGTTTTGGCATCAGCGACGATCCAGTAGCCCACCGATTCCTGCGACCAGAACCTGCCGCTGTCCACCGCTTCCCGTGCCGACTCCGCCGTATGTTGTGCCGTCATATGGAAAGGAAAACTGTTTGACGTCAGGAATTGCACAATTGCTTCCGCCTCAGACTCCGATTCGGCCATCAGGCGAAAGTTAATAACCATGGTGGGAGCCTATCCGACACCAGTAGGGTGTTGGTCATTAGGTGTCCACCAGCATTCCCACCCATTCCAAACCAGACTTGGGGATATTCATGAGACGAGTTGTTTCGACCGGGGAAATCACCGTTGAGTCGGCTGCACGGAATCTGCAGGACTATTTCACCGAACTCATGCCGCGGACCGGCAGGGTCCGCAGCAGTTCGCGGTTTGATTCATGGGCCGGCGGCGGCGATGCCCCGGATGTGGTGAACCGGTTCACCGCCGACGACGTCGTGGCCGCTTCCTTCCGCTCCGTGAAGATCCCGGCGCGGACGGCCGTTGCCCTGCTGGAAACCCGGGCCGGGGACATCTCCGACCTGCTGGCGTCCATCCCGGCGGACGTCGATTTGCCCGACGCGGACGCGGTGCAGGATTTGGGCGCCGGCAGCCCGGCGCGCCAGCTGTGGAACCTCCTGCGCGGCAGGCACGACGACGACGGCGGCTGGGGCGTGGGCCCGAGCACCGCCAGCAAACTCCTTGCCCGCAAGCGGCCCCGGCTGATTCCGGTGTACGACTCCATCATCCGCCGGGTCACGGCGGTGCCCGGGCCCAAGGACCAGTGGGAGTACTGGCACGCCTCCTTTGCGGACGGGGTTCTTGCCGAACGGCTGACGGAGATCCGTGCCAAGTCGGGGATCACTGAGCCCATTTCCGACCTTCGGGTGCTGGACATCGTGCTGTCCATGCACGGCAAGCGGCAGGGGTTCCTGCCGCAGGAGGAGGATCTGGAGTCTTGAGCGCCCTCCCGTCTCCACCGTCCGGCGCTGGCGGAACCACCGTCCGCCCGGGTCCGGCCAGCCCGTGGCTGGGCACGCCGTCGGGCATCATTGCCCTCACGGCACTGGTTCTGTCCATTGTCCTTATTCCGCTGTTCTTTCCGCTGGCCGGACTCGCCCTGGTGCTCGCGGTCGTGGCTTTGGTTCGGCGGCGGCCGCAGCCGCGCAGCGCCTGGGTCGTTGCCATCACCAGCGGCGTGCTGCTCGTCGTCGTGCTGGCCATCGGCATTCTGGCGTCGGTTTTCCTCTTTACAACGGAATCCGGCGGCACCGGCGATCCACAGCCGGCTACAACCTCGGTGTCCGTTCCAGCAGGGGAACCCTGACCGAAGGAAAGGGCGGCCGATCCGTCGCCGCGCACCGGAATTTCTCTCCCTTTAATGCCGTCTGCAGATGAGATGAAAACGTTACTGGCCGCGAGCATATTTCCGGGCCGGTTGTGAGGCATTCTTTGAGGTACGTGAGCCCGCAGGTTCACCGCCCGCACTCCTAAAAGAGGATATCCGTGCACCGTTCTCCGCGCGCTGCTGCGCTTCTTGCCGCTTTGTGTTTCTCCATCGTCCTCGGCGGGTGTGGTTCGTCCGGTGAAGCTGAAGAAACTCCTGCCGCCAAAGATTCCCCTTTGGCTGAATTCATGTCCTCCGCCTATGAGAGCGGGATGAGCGTGGAGGAGCAGGAGAAGGAATACGCCGAACGGGAGCGCAAGCGGGAAGACCTCGTGGCCCAGTGCATGACGGAGGAGGGTTTCGAGTACACGCCGAATGTCCAGGACGTGTCCTTTTCCATGGGAACGGACACGGAATGGAATCCTGATTCCCGGGAATGGGTGTCCCAATACGGCTACGGAATGATCAATTTCCCCGGCCGGGATGACGAGCCCGTGGCCAGCGAACAGGAATACGTCGATCCGAACGCGGATTATGTCTCGAGTTTGTCGGAATCTGAGCAAACCGCCTTTTATGAGGCGCTCCACGGCCCCACTCCCGACGAAGAGGACATGCCCGCCGAGGGGGAAATGACGGAATGGGACTGGACCACCGCGGGCTGTTACGGATGGTCGGAGAACGAAATAAACGACGACGACGTCAACACCTCCGAGAAGCACCAGCCGCTGATTGATTCCATGAATACCCTCTACGAGGACATGATGAGTTCCCCGGAACTCACCGAGGCCGATGCCGAGTGGTCCTCCTGCATGGCCGACGGCGGACACCCCGGGTTCACGGCTCAGATGGATGCGCAGAACAGCATCAATGAAAAGATGAACTCCGCCTACAACGGGATGAGTGCCAGCACCAGCGCCACCGCCGAGGCTGTTGACCCCGGCGCAATGGTCGAACCGGACATGGACGAGCTGGCCGAGGAAGAAATTACCCTCGCCCTCGCTGACCTGGACTGCCGGGAGAAGACAAACTACAAGGACACCATGGAGAGCGTGCAGTTCGAGCTCGAGCAGCAGTTCATTGATGACCACAAGGCCGAGCTGGAAGCTTTCCGCGCGGACATCGAGCAGGGCAACTGAGTGGCGGGGCTTGGACGCAATGGTGCCGACCGGCCGGCGGACCAGGCATCGGGCCTGGGCCTGCTCCTGGAAGAGGCTCCGGACCGGGCCCAGGAGCAGGACGTTCCCGCACGGTCATCAGCATGGGCAGGCATCGTCACCGTTTTCCAACGTAACCGGACTCTCTGGATTGTGGCTGCTGCCGCCGTTCTGAGCCTGGTTGCCGGCCTGCTGCTGGGGCGGTTTCTGGTCTCGCCGGCTGACGCAGCAGGTGCGGCCGAGCCTCCGGTGCCGGGGCTGGTGACCGTTCCCGTGCAGTACGGCCAGCTCAGCAATGACGTAACCATCCGCGGAGAGGTGGCCTACGCAGACCCGGTGGAAGTGCGCATCGACACCACATCAATAGCCGGCCCCGCCGTGGTCACGGGCCAGGTGCCGGAGGTTGGAGCGGAGCTGAAGCCCCTATCGATAGCCCTGGAGGTTGCCGGCCGGCCCGTCATGGTCCTGCCCGGCGAACTGCCTGCCTACCGGACCCTTTCCCTCGGCGCATCGGGCCCCGACGTGGCCCAGTTCAAGACAGCGGTTCGGACGGTGGGAATCGACGCCGGCGATCCGTCCGACCCGGTGTTCGGCGCAGACGCAGCCAACGCCGTCGCCACCCTTTATGCCGCGGCCGGGTATTCGCTTCCGGAGTCGGAGGAGGGAAGCGCCGAATCCGTCCGCGCAGCGCAGGAATCTGTACGGATGGCGGAGCAGGGTTTGTCCTCAGCCCAAAACGAGCTGGCCATGACGCCGGTGGGTGCAACACCCGTGGAGATCCGGGAGGCCGACAATGCCGTAGCCGCCGCACAGCGAGAGCTGGCCGCCGCGCAGCAGGCCACACCCCGGGATGCGCTGCAGATCGGCAACCTGGTGGATGCCCTTGAACTGGCTGAACTGCGCCGACAGCAAATCGGCGCCGACCGAACCGACGCTCCACAGCGGGCAGCAGTTGACGCCGCTGCGGTGCAGCTCGCGCAGGCGCAGGAGGACCTGGTCCTCGCCGAGCAGGCTGCGCTGCCGTCACTGCCTGCCTCAGAGGTGCTGTACCTGGCCGATCTGCCCCGCCGCGTCGACACCGTCACTACCGCGCGGGGTTCCATCCTGGAGGGATCCTCCATGACAGTTTCCGGCGCAACGCTGGGACTGTCCGGTTCCGCAGCGGACGCTGATGCCCGCCTCCTCAAGGCCGGAGACAAAGCGTCCTTTGACCTGCCGGACGGCACCGCGCACGCGGCCACCATCACGTCCGTTGCAGCCGGAGAAGGCGACTCCGCGCGATGGACCGTTCAGCTGCAGCCGGACCCCCTGACGCCGGAGCAGATCCAGGAACTCCAGGGAACCAACGTTCGCGTGTCGATCGCCGTCGGCGCCACCGACGGCGATGTTTTGTCCGTTCCCTACGCGGCCCTCACCGCCGGTCCCGGGGGCGAAACACGCGTGGAAGTGGTGGAAGGAGATCCCCGTGAGGGCGAACGGACGGCCACCCGGCTGGTGGTTGTCCGCAGCGGTTTGGCAACTCCCGGTGCGGTGGAAGTCATCCCGGTGGAAGGGGAACTGGCCGAAGGGGACCTTGTTGTGGTGGGCAAGTGAGTGTCCCCCTCCTCGAACTGCGTGATGTCACAAGGTCTTTCCCGGGTCCGCCCGAAGTGCAGGCACTGAAGGGCATCAACCTCACTGTGCGCCAGGGCGACTACGTGTCGATTGTGGGCCCCAGCGGATCGGGCAAATCCACCATGCTCAACATCCTCGGCCTGCTGGACCGGCCCAGTGTGGGCGAGTACCGCTTTGACGGCCATCTGACTGGAGTTCTGGACGAGGACACGCGCGCTGCCGTCCGTGCCCAGCGCATCGGGTTTGTTTTCCAGGCCTTTCACCTCATGCCGCGGCGGTCGGTCCTGGAGAACGTGATGATGCCCATGCTCTACAGCGGAACCCCGCGCATCGAGCGTGCTGACCGCGCCCGAGAGGCGCTCCGGCGCGTTGGCCTCGGCCACCGCATCGATTTCCTGCCCGGCACCCTCTCCGGAGGCGAGCGCCAGCGCGTGGCCGTGGCACGCGCCGTCGTCACCCGCCCCAGCGTGCTTCTGGCCGATGAGCCCACCGGCAACCTCGACGGCGGCACCACGCAGGATGTCATGACGCTGTTCGAAGAACTGGTGACCGACGGGCTGGCCCTGGTCATCATCACGCACGACCAGGGCGTGGCCCGGCGTGCACCCCAGTGCGTCCGGATTGCCGACGGAAGGGTGGTCACGCCCGTATGAAGCTCGCCCGCGTCACACGAAACCGTCCCCCTGCCGACCCGCCGGCGGCAGGACTCCTGTCCCCCGTTCCTTCCGCAGACCGCTTCAGTTTTATCGACCTGCTGATCGAAGCCACCTCCGACCTCGGGACACGGCCCGGCCGGCTCCTGATGACGCTGGCCGGAACCATCCTCGGCATCGGAGCCCTGGTCGCCACCCTGGGCTTCGCCCAGACCACCGCCGGACAACTTGCCAAACAGTTCGACGCCTTCGCCGCCACCCAGGTCATCGCGTCTCCCGCCACGGCCCAGAACTCCGACGGCAACAGCGTTGCCACCGCTTCCCTCCCCTGGGACGCAGTGGAACGCATGGAACGCCTCGCAGGGATCGAACAAGCAGCATTAATCACCGAAGTGAAACTCCGCGAAGGCACCGTCACCGCCGTTCCCGTCAATGATCCCTCCGCACCCCTCACCTCACCGCCGCGGGTTTTTGCCGCCTCCCCCGGACTCATCGACACGCTGAAGGGCACAGTCCTGCACGGCAGGCTCTTCGACGCCGGACACGACCAGCGGCATGACCGCGTGGCTGTGTTGGGCAACCGGCTCGCAGACCGTCTTGGCATCACCCGGGTGGAT
This genomic interval from Arthrobacter sunyaminii contains the following:
- a CDS encoding Nramp family divalent metal transporter — its product is MSRKTALLRPAKPATGAPSSVPASPTAKPAVPKRLIWMLGPALVAGVAYLDPGNVASNMTAGARFGYLLVWVVVAANIMAWLIQYLSAKLGLVTGKSLPELLGERLGRKTGRRLYWLQAELVAMATDVAEVIGGAVALWLLFDLPLLLGGVITGVISMAVLGLQGSGRHRTFEYVIVSMMAIIAVGFTAGIVISPPDGGAVADGLIPRFEGSESVLLAASILGATVMPHAIYAHSALTRDRFPDRTAFLTTPRLIRATRWDVTIALAVAGTVNLAILLLAASSLQGVAGTDTLEGAHAAIAASLGGAVATLFAVGLLASGLASTSVGAYAGAEIMQGLLKVRMPMLLRRLITLIPALLILAAGVDPTWALILSQVILSFGIPFALIPLVWLTSRRDLMGVHTNRWWTTALGVVVAILLVGLNITLLVLTFTGAA
- the trxB gene encoding thioredoxin-disulfide reductase, with protein sequence MNTDQVIIIGSGPSGYTAAIYAARAGLKPRVLAGSVTAGGALMNTTEVENFPGFPDGIQGPDLMDSLRRQAEKFGAVVQYDDVVSVDLGGHIKRVETGGGDKYKARSVILATGSAYKELGLPEEKRLNGRGISWCATCDGFFFRNQDVLVVGGGDSAMEEALFLSRFGRTVTVIVRRGELRASRIMAMRAKSHEKIRFEWNSEVTAVHGQDKVTGVTLTDTVTGERRELAATGVFVAIGHVPRTELLHGQVDLDAEGYITVAAPTTATSADGVFACGDAVDHRYRQAITAAGTGCAAALDAERYLAAVQDADSIATALVEGTLND
- a CDS encoding GNAT family N-acetyltransferase — protein: MPSPSPTPARQHPASRRPAVHLAQLPVAAIDALAAGDLDTANRHSPVPLTRHFSSDRQSLWKMRSAQLAAAPDDAGWITGAIIDTESGQAVGCAGFHGPPDSDGMVELGYSVDPLFRRRGYARAALELLLARAAREPDVRTVRATIGPDNEASRNLVLQYGFEENGSQWDEEDGLEIIFEVAAGNQSGHPSRLI
- a CDS encoding GNAT family N-acetyltransferase — its product is MLPENLFANQATLTTARLRLEPLGPEHFEGAWASLQDPEARRLTGTHAEFTPEQIQAWLAGLAGQHDRGDWAVIRRSDEQHPEERYLGEVVLNDLDADNGSVGFRIALAPADVRGQGYGTEATAAVVGHAFDDLGLHRVALEVFAFNPRAQRAYEKAGFTVEGRQREALLWDGERVDAISMGILARDPRPALPVPTA
- a CDS encoding ABC transporter permease → MNIVGNLMQRNLRLFFRDRMGVFFSLLSALILFLLYTLFLGSTQIDSLQSSFPAATRDEVKGFVDTWMFAGIVGITSITTGLGAMNVFVEDSSSGRFRDFLVSPIRREQLILGYLLSAGVVALIMTTVVLIISLAYLYLVDGISFDAGQIATVYGFLALSCVAFAALSAFAVSFVRTSGAYSALSTIVGTILGFLAGAYIPVGALPEGVRTVVNALPFMQAAVPLRQEMTADSLQVLAVDQPEAVIELQELFGITASVGDWTVTNAYVVFVLAAMTVVFTLLAAVQIRRRIG
- a CDS encoding ABC transporter ATP-binding protein; the encoded protein is MAISGDTAISVRGLTKKYGATTAVDDLSFEVQPGTVFAFLGVNGAGKSTTISCLTTVIPFNAGEATVSGHDVRSEAGEVRKDIGVVFQDSLLDPLLTGRENLRTRAKFYSADTAANDARIQELSAMIGIDDFVDRRYGTYSGGQRRRVDIARALLHSPSILFLDEPTAGLDPASRAMVWSTIRELRDRHGLTVFLTTHYMEETEEADRVCIIERGRIIADGTPAQLRARHSNSVLSITTDNRPALLALATAAGAGIRDEDDGGVVRLVVDTADTARRILAEHGDSVADFEFRHGTMDDVFLALTGHEGEGA
- a CDS encoding GNAT family N-acetyltransferase, producing MVINFRLMAESESEAEAIVQFLTSNSFPFHMTAQHTAESAREAVDSGRFWSQESVGYWIVADAKTVGMVVLDDLEEDTPMFDLRLAEDFRGRGLGPQVLKALCSLVFEEFPDPVRFEGQTREDNVAMRKTFVRAGFLKEAHYRLGWPTADGTRVASVAYAILRQDWENNETTLFEWDDLHQTYR
- a CDS encoding DUF6308 family protein, with the translated sequence MRRVVSTGEITVESAARNLQDYFTELMPRTGRVRSSSRFDSWAGGGDAPDVVNRFTADDVVAASFRSVKIPARTAVALLETRAGDISDLLASIPADVDLPDADAVQDLGAGSPARQLWNLLRGRHDDDGGWGVGPSTASKLLARKRPRLIPVYDSIIRRVTAVPGPKDQWEYWHASFADGVLAERLTEIRAKSGITEPISDLRVLDIVLSMHGKRQGFLPQEEDLES
- a CDS encoding ABC transporter ATP-binding protein yields the protein MSVPLLELRDVTRSFPGPPEVQALKGINLTVRQGDYVSIVGPSGSGKSTMLNILGLLDRPSVGEYRFDGHLTGVLDEDTRAAVRAQRIGFVFQAFHLMPRRSVLENVMMPMLYSGTPRIERADRAREALRRVGLGHRIDFLPGTLSGGERQRVAVARAVVTRPSVLLADEPTGNLDGGTTQDVMTLFEELVTDGLALVIITHDQGVARRAPQCVRIADGRVVTPV